Proteins from a genomic interval of Neovison vison isolate M4711 chromosome 4, ASM_NN_V1, whole genome shotgun sequence:
- the LOC122905332 gene encoding peroxiredoxin-1-like — MSSGNAKIGHPAPNFKAMAVMPDGQFKDLSLSDYKGKYVVFFFYPLDFTFVCPTEIIAFSDRAEEFKKLNCQVIGASVDSHFCHLAWINTPKKQGGLGPMNIPLVSDPKRTITQDYGVLKADEGISLRGLFIIDDKGILRQITVNLAQC, encoded by the coding sequence ATGTCTTCAGGAAATGCCAAAATTGGGCATCCTGCCCCTAACTTCAAAGCCATGGCTGTTATGCCAGATGGCCAGTTCAAAGACCTCAGCCTATCTGACTACAAAGGAAAATACGTTGTGTTCTTCTTTTACCCTCTTGACTTCACCTTTGTGTGTCCCACGGAGATCATTGCTTTCAGTGACAGGgcagaagaatttaagaaactcaACTGTCAAGTGATTGGTGCTTCTGTGGATTCTCATTTCTGTCACCTGGCATGGATCAACACACCCAAGAAACAAGGAGGACTGGGACCCATGAACATTCCCTTGGTATCAGACCCCAAGCGTACCATTACTCAGGACTATGGAGTCTTAAAGGCTGATGAAGGCATCTCGCTCAGGGGCCTCTTTATCATTGATGATAAAGGCATCCTTAGGCAGATCACTGTAAATTTAGCACAGTGCTAA